One stretch of Gambusia affinis linkage group LG05, SWU_Gaff_1.0, whole genome shotgun sequence DNA includes these proteins:
- the LOC122830923 gene encoding ectonucleotide pyrophosphatase/phosphodiesterase family member 2-like isoform X5, with the protein MLLQKLCVWMLSVLCSSDLCWGFVSGRPKRSGEDGTAARMESHSGSLYIPTSGSCRNRCYELVEAKPPNCRCDNLCKTYNSCCSDFNQLCLRTEGGYECSKDRCGETRNEQHACHCSDDCLARGDCCTNYGKLCRGDTSWLQDECEEIRSPECPAGFARPPLIVLSLDGFRASYMKKGSSIIPNIEKLRNCGTHAPYMRPVYPSKTFPNLYSIATGLYPESHGIVGNSMYDPTFDATFNLRSREKLNHRWWGGQPIWITALRQGLKAATFFWPVAIPLERRILTLLQWLHLPEGERPYVYAMHSEQPDASGHKMGPMSADLNNPLRAIDRIVGQLMDGLKQMKLHRCVNIILVGDHGMEEAHCDRTEFLSNYMTTVDDISLIPGSHGRIRSRYPSNPKYNPKAVVANLTCKKAEQHFKPYLKQHLPKRLHYANNRRIEDIHLLVDRKWLVAKKPPVGRRPCGSLGDHGYDNKINSMQTIFLGYGPSFKFKTKVPAFENIELYNVMCDLLGLIPAPNNGTHGSLNHLLRSPTFRPTMPEEVSRPTASNLVPLGTDDLGCNCDEKNKVEELNRRLRQAIDDSRNLPYGRPAVLFHAKYSILHHSDYISSYSEALFMPLWTSYTVSRQVELFPLPESLSNCVRPDARVPPAFSPSCSNYRAEKHVTYAFLYPPQLSSNLEKKYEAVLITNTVPMYPAFKRIWTYFQRALVKKYATERNGLNLLVGPIFDYNYDGVRDSAETIRDHVSGAVPVPSHYFVVLTSCLDFRQPADSCNGPLSSAAFILPHRPNNDETCNSSEDESRWVEDLMKMHTARIRDVELLTGLDLYRRTSRSYTEILSLKTYMHTYESEI; encoded by the exons ATGTTGCTGCAGAAACTG TGTGTGTGGATGCTGTCGGTGCTGTGCAGCTCAGACCTGTGTTGGGGCTTTGTCTCCGGCCGGCCCAAGCGCTCAGGAGAGGACGGGACCGCAGCCAGGATGGAGT CTCACTCCGGGTCGCTCTACATACCGACCTCTGGCTCCTGCAGGAACAGATGCTATGAGCTAGTGGAGGCCAAGCCCCCAAACTGTCGCTGTGACAACCTGTGTAAGACCTACAACAGCTGCTGTTCTGACTTCAACCAGCTCTGCCTCCGGACAG AGGGAGGTTATGAATGCAGCAAGGATCGATGTGGCGAGACCCGGAATGAACAGCACGCCTGCCACTGCTCTGATGACTGCCTCGCCAGGGGAGACTGCTGCACCAACTATGGGAAGCTGTGCAGAG GAGACACTTCCTGGCTGCAGGATGAATGTGAGGAAATCAGGAGCCCAGAATGTCCTGCTGG CTTTGCGCGCCCACCTCTCATCGTACTGTCTCTGGATGGGTTCAGAGCATCTTACATGAAGAAGGGGAGCTCCATCATACCCAACATTGAAAAACTCA GAAATTGTGGAACCCACGCTCCTTACATGAGGCCTGTTTATCCTTCCAAAACCTTTCCTAACCTCTATTCAATAGCAACA GGTCTCTATCCAGAGTCTCATGGCATCGTTGGAAACTCTATGTATGACCCAACATTTGATGCAACATTCAACCTGAGGAGCAGAGAAAAGCTGAACCACCGCTGGTGGGGAGGACAACCA ATCTGGATCACTGCCCTCAGACAGGGACTGAAAGCTGCCACCTTCTTCTGGCCTGT GGCCATTCCTTTGGAGAGGAGGATCCTGACTTTGCTGCAGTGGCTCCATCTCCCTGAAGGAGAGAG GCCCTATGTTTATGCCATGCACTCTGAGCAACCAGACGCTTCTGGACACAAAATGGGCCCAATGAGTGCAGAC CTTAACAATCCTCTGAGGGCGATTGATCGGATTGTGGGTCAGCTGATGGACGGACTCAAGCAGATGAAACTGCATCGATGTGTCAACATCATCCTGGTGGGAGACCACG GTATGGAAGAGGCTCACTGTGATCGCACAGAGTTCCTCAGCAACTACATGACCACTGTTGATGACATCAGCCTCATCCCTGGGTCTCATGGCAGAATACGCTCCCGATATCCCAGCAACCCCAAAT ataACCCCAAGGCTGTTGTTGCAAATCTAACA TGTAAGAAGGCAGAGCAGCACTTTAAGCCGTACCTGAAGCAGCACCTGCCTAAGAGACTGCACTACGCCAACAATCGACGTATTGAAGACATCCACCTGCTGGTGGACAGGAAGTGGCTTGTGGCCAA GAAACCCCCAGTGGGGAGGAGACCCTGTGGATCCTTAGGCGACCATGGATATGACAATAAGATCAACAGCATGCAG ACTATTTTTTTGGGCTATGGACCCTCATTTAAATTCAAGACCAAAGTTCCAGCCTTTGAAAACATTGAACTGTATAACGTCATGTGTG ATCTCCTGGGTCTTATACCAGCTCCAAACAATGGAACTCATGGCAGTCTTAACCACCTGCTGAGAAGTCCGACTTTTAGACCCACCATGCCAGAGGAGGTGTCCAGGCCGACGGCCTCCAACCTCGTTCCTCTGGGAACGGATGACTTGGGCTGCAACTGCGATGAAAAG AACAAAGTGGAGGAGCTAAACCGGCGATTGAGGCAAGCTATTGATG ACAGCAGGAACCTGCCGTACGGCCGACCTGCTGTCCTCTTCCATGCCAAATACTCCATACTACATCACAGCGACTACATCAGCAGCTACAGTGAAGCCCTGTTCATGCCCCTCTGGACATCCTACACCGTCAGCAGACAG GTAGAGTTGTTTCCTTTGCCTGAGTCTCTGTCCAACTGTGTAAGACCGGATGCCAGAGTCCCACCGGCCTTCAGCCCGTCGTGTTCCAACTATAGAGCAGAGAAACATGTCACATATGCCTTCTTGTACCCGCCGC AGCTTTCTTCAAACCTGGAGAAAAAATACGAGGCTGTCCTCATCACCAACACTGTGCCCATGTATCCTGCATTTAAGA GAATCTGGACTTACTTTCAGAGAGCTCTGGTGAAGAAATACGCCACTGAGAGGAACGGACTGAACCTTCTTGTTGGACCCATCTTTGACTACAATTATGATGGAGTCAGAGACTCGGCTGAGACAATCAGAGA CCATGTGAGCGGAGCTGTCCCCGTGCCATCTCATTACTTCGTGGTCCTGACCAGCTGCCTGGATTTCAGACAGCCTGCAGACTCATGCAATGGTCCACTGAGCAGCGCCGCTTTCATCCTGCCACACCGACCCAACAACGACGAGACCTGCAAC AGCTCTGAGGATGAGTCCCGCTGGGTGGAGGACCTGATGAAGATGCACACGGCCCGGATCAGAGATGTTGAGCTACTCACAGGCCTGGACCTGTACCGGAGAACCAGCCGGAGCTACACTGAGATCCTCTCCTTAAAAACATACATGCACACGTATGAGAGCGAGATCTGA